A stretch of the Uranotaenia lowii strain MFRU-FL chromosome 3, ASM2978415v1, whole genome shotgun sequence genome encodes the following:
- the LOC129758324 gene encoding E3 ubiquitin-protein ligase hyd-like isoform X1, producing the protein MSTLHFVVHPLPGTEDQLNDRIREVADKINKYGVQTLPALQSLKVPVKQIVVGPAHLGVLLEDGRAFRVAFSIIPERLDLSKQDPNKASGSTGTTASQSNNNSKNSPASRQCRSRARIMRTSSSVRGGSSSQGSGSRSTGVIMGGSGSGSRSLVSVPAPFVPEELVTQAQVVLQGKSRNLIIRELQRTNLDVNLAVNNLLSRDDEGGEDTEEGSDNYVAEDLISLLDGGFHADNSVIIDAEAMFSEDMFGFSNIRNLMLYSRARSERNQNSSSSAAAAGNSAGGTGSAAAGAIGSGVPSGSAGGANDVGSGSSRQSSANVATGVSVSAGSAGGVPVGSVGGSAVNAGNSASASGAAAGLSSADREGFGRWRDRQYFGPRRWFQSGREEGWDKESAKLYFTLDPKKKDYSSGYPLWVSDELEAWPEKDQPIRFTQIASLYSEFIGVTSKGELHQWRWADVEPYRSCESANIFHPKTVPLNLMYEKVTHISATSIRCSVSTESGRIATWMDELLGYAGGKLEHAATNYPEFALDKIVSLHTCTLYTVARTESGELFWWGVLPFGQRKRLWDKYKAKAKKPVRPSVNTPEVTVGAQVCMKNSPMYQHGAIGFTISNGIPKVGQLLNAAWDLTNVCRFKLLSMSTLSQQLGLVSASANNNPGTTTPQPLELKEKSTSGSGASSSKQSSSGSNKETADRLDMPPPPSPASSTCSDTGSVSNSHKRQKRVAPKEDMDSKKDEEQWLLKDVIFVEDVRSVPIGRVLKVDGDYAAVKFPSLLSTGSSSNSSTGSGSSSKDKFDDSIEAWQDCRLLRKDDLQVIKSATTSRVPDCFQKIPRRIVLNPHLPNGESGSQLLTIAVDSKGIHAIMKTGTKLHYCLFNLNTGRQEQDSVFPTDIASFLGASASNVSLTCAGDCADSVLLLRDGNNTIYPMGKDCVDAIRDPSWLDLPPIKCIAAASLTLPSVGVNLKSQVALVVLAPEQQMLMSRILRCDIEGVRHMLSQFEGETKNQLLSVIAEHTDGNRNIIHACISMCSPTSNKDSDHDPLTQGGSSGSGSNANSGSGTSANNSAGLECINVITNTMMGNRPVSIREIMRRSVNREIDGSNSNSAPLPPGSDEGPGGSLPVVYWPPEYDPTSGDEDSLSGLNVPSTHKSLNETYISDPNERRANALQIIQLLCESPVLQPYLRQLLSAKDAQGQTPFMLSVTCRAYQAGIIVFNAVQKISNGDSSIRDSMIFPPGSAPDQSPLGILCCNDTCSFTWTGADHINQDIFECRTCGLTGSLCCCTECAKVCHKGHDCKLKRTSPTAYCDCWEKCKCKALIAGNQTKRYELLCKMATDTDLVTRFNSRGESILLFLIQTVGRQMVEQRQYRATSRVRNSSGNARKTPSLEADSEMPEHDLEPPRFARKALDRLLNDWPAVRSMIMTGSEQEKPIVPNPSQPFYDDDNQQIYLQSQSGTTLLDKFTHSLIVRCNNDPLEKLLVTLVNELQNETISGRMEEAQKVARRFVRSVARVFVIFSIERVHNPEKTRNSTTQAKHLQAYRRVFTTLFKFAIEELIEISDALITPVRLGVVKPTAPFQLGSNSVDSTDDLFSVEPLAPPTNRTTTIADIVTGSSRGEGIETERSSNSGFMSRINLRLRDIEDNNDTDAMVQDDGETSEQEEMSEREQPPPRRSSGARTNSNPVAINASEEESQDPLRNEEAAQGESDTEFNFHEAETESDSDDNQSTQDAQRSVQTGATAGSDTGLGMLFNDEDDSGDSSQPDDEGSEDGESDDHSHEDFSLGDEQLERRQPSGGNQRTNLAPQSMQWAIRSRETTGPERVRLTTGGSNLVFIDPNALRRTTAASAAVTAAQQQESPTMTTTAGALARAFGIVLRQISDLIGMLPTSFTGASSALDVTHQEAVQLQMYVEKRLKPTWDWILTVMEATEAQLRFGASLTDSTDPTHPLHPLNTLSASTTNNTPATTGGVMGVLAGNRNRTTAISTLGATTARSLGFSESSNNERNSRDGASSTDSTSSRRDFLTYCLSLMRAHNSEHRDFLPVLDVTALRHVAYVLDAILFYMRATNDCDIDRTTTGSNVWDDQDENENEETEEDISTAIVMDTDSVDEDLMRPSLGRRHSFFQRSDSTLCLGCPAPDPFNTALVDALPLADQPHLLQPNARREDLFGMPKRPITLSPNTQQPGESNVNLEVPPVRLSLSSSIRRDEDTPIPSNVETVAMEIYDESSQENKPNTSGGTVEISIPVSIYQDSKQHKTTIVVNEKGEPITPIKEITVTSEVDPKPGPSGEQSQSPKPPPPPPPVAGPSATGDVYYKKNRLFYNKYNEESDVDVDEISISSEEPQDLSQCSLKLDVDTDQDHDELSESDSEDSRQIIKRQKMDESVDHAEESVAMGQQESSTSTIRPPIIVTRRKVSIEAAQQQGVAVETAGPSSANSMIDQQGTITSFVTYTTTGNQVTVATTGSGTVMTASGSPGKSVIVRAGPSSTFSPSASTSTEVIQHAEAMDLQEISAHVTVETTPNVQQTVQPELPPRGIYLRSGNQTSLNSSILSDILLGRWRLSLIMFGRVFLEDVGGEPGSVIYELNGFPVKEAKFRRYMEKLRNAQQKDLTLAKMERNRAALLTQTFKELNTQYNNRRLQSPLAFSRVKVTFKDEPGEGSGVARSFYTAIAEALLANEKLPNLDAAQTGSAKYTSVPFNSMLQRHRGSSGTSGGSSSVQVGGSSGSSSRDSNARRGLSSKQPLWRPNRESRKTLNYDARPFRPASEQGQSASGSGNVGGNNSPPYLHLNDGLPVHQQQLGERLYPKVQALYPNNAPKITGMLLDLPATQILMLLASEESLRQKANEALEIILSRQRIEIDSLVAAGVSGSSSAGSSNNVAGDQQVGGGSGISKKSGPVLILEDCQLDAPLFYSPGKRGFYSPRQGYPSSERLNAFRNVGRLIGLCLLQNELFPLFLQRHVLKYILSRQVRFHDLAFFDPVVYDSLRQLVKDSQTKSGITILQSMELNFVIDLIPEEGSGTVELVSGGRDIQVNETNVFDYVRKYAEYRMVKTQEKALDAMRSGVFDVLPDTALDQLTAEDLRLLLNGVGDIHVGTLISYTSFNDESNESSDKLLKFKRWLWSVVEKMSNLERQDLVYFWTGSPALPASEEGFQPMPSVTIRPADDAHLPTANTCISRLYIPLYSSKAVLRHKLLLAIKTKNFGFV; encoded by the exons ATGTCGACGCTGCACTTCGTGGTACATCCGCTTCCGGGTACGGAGGACCAGCTGAACGACAG AATCCGTGAGGTGGCagataaaatcaacaaatatgGAGTTCAAACGCTTCCTGCCCTACAGTCGCTCAAAGTTCCAGTCAAACAGATTGTGGTCGGCCCAGCTCACCTCGGGGTGCTGTTGGAAGATGGTCGGGCCTTCCGAGTTGCGTTCTCGATTATACCGGAACGGCTGGACCTGAGCAAGCAGGACCCGAACAAGGCCAGTGGCAGTACCGGAACCACGGCCAGTCAATCAAAtaacaattcgaaaaattcaccAGCCTCCAGGCAATGCCGCTCGCGGGCCCGTATTATGCGTACTAGCAGCTCCGTGCGTGGAGGCAGCAGCTCCCAAGGATCCGGCTCGCGTAGCACCGGTGTTATTATGGGAGGCAGTGGGTCCGGAAGCCGGTCGCTAGTATCAGTACCGGCTCCGTTCGTTCCGGAGGAATTGGTTACCCAGGCACAGGTTGTGCTGCAAGGGAAGAGTCGTAATTTGATTATCAGAGAATTACAACGAACCAATCTGGACGTGAATCTAGCGGTTAATAATTTACTTTCGCGTGACGATGAAGGTGGAGAAGATACCGAAGAAGGAAGTGACAATTACGTGGCAGAAGATTTGATTTCGCTTCTGGATGGAGGGTTCCATGCCGACAACAGTGTCATTATCGATGCCGAAGCAATGTTCTCGGAGGACATGTTTGGCTTCAGTAACATTCGGAA TTTGATGTTATACAGTCGTGCTCGCAGCGAACGGAATCAGAACAGTTCTTCGTCGGCCGCTGCTGCCGGTAATAGTGCAGGCGGTACAGGAAGTGCTGCTGCCGGTGCGATCGGCTCAGGAGTCCCGAGTGGTTCTGCTGGGGGTGCAAATGACGTTGGATCGGGATCCAGCCGTCAGAGCAGTGCAAATGTTGCTACAGGAGTGAGTGTTTCAGCCGGGAGTGCCGGTGGTGTTCCAGTTGGCAGTGTAGGAGGATCGGCGGTCAACGCTGGTAATTCTGCTAGTGCCAGTGGAGCTGCTGCCGGTTTAAGTAGCGCTGATCGTGAAGGCTTTGGGCGTTGGCGCGATCGGCAATATTTTGGACCTCGACGCTGGTTCCAAAGTGGCCGTGAAGAAGGATGGGATAAAGAAAGCG CCAAACTTTACTTCACTCTAGATCCGAAGAAAAAAGACTACAGCTCCGGATATCCTTTGTGGGTTTCTGACGAGTTAGAGGCATGGCCGGAGAAAGATCAGCCTATTCGTTTCACACAGATTGCGTCGTTGTATTCGGAGTTTATAGGAGTCACCAGTAAAGGAGAATTGCATCAGTGGCGTTGGGCGGATGTAGAACCTTACCGAAGTTGTGAATCAGCTAATATTTTCCACCCTAAGACAGTTCCCCTAAATTTGATGTATGAAAAAGTTACTCACATATCGGCAACATCAATACGTTGTTCGGTTTCCACGGAAAGTGGAAGAATTGCTACTTGGATGGACGAACTTTTGGGTTAtgctggaggcaaactagaacATGCAGCTACAAACTACCCTGAGTTTGCTTTGGATAAAATAGTTTCATTGCATACTTGTACGCTGTATACAGTAGCACGAACTGAAAGCGGGGAATTGTTCTGGTGGGGAGTTCTACCATTCGGGCAACGAAAACGTCTATGGGATAAATATAAAGCGAAAGCTAAAAAACCGGTTCGACCTAGCGTTAATACGCCGGAAGTGACTGTCGGTGCACAAGTGTGCATGAAAAATAGTCCAATGTATCAACATGGAGCTATTGGATTCACCATTTCGAATGGAATCCCTAAAGTTGGTCAACTGTTGAATGCTGCATGGGATCTTACCAATGTATGTCGCTTCAAACTCCTCTCGATGTCAACGCTTTCACAACAACTCGGTCTTGTATCAGCATCTGCCAATAACAATCCGGGAACAACAACACCGCAACCACtggaattgaaagaaaaatctaCGAGTGGAAGCGGTGCTAGTAGTTCTAAGCAAAGTTCTTCTGGTAGTAACAAGGAAACTGCTGATCGTTTGGATATGCCACCACCTCCTTCGCCGGCTTCCAGTACATGCAGCGATACGGGCAGCGTCAGTAATTCTCACAAACGGCAGAAACGTGTGGCTCCGAAGGAGGATATGGACTCTAAGAAAGACGAAGAACAGTGGCTGCTAAA agatgtcatttttgtcgaagaTGTGCGGTCGGTTCCAATCGGAAGAGTTTTGAAGGTTGATGGTGACTACGCAGCGGTTAAATTTCCTTCATTGCTTTCAACGGGCAGCTCAAGCAATTCATCTACCGGTTCCGGAAGTAGCAGCAAGGACAAGTTCGACGATAGCATCGAAGCCTGGCAAGATTGCCGTTTGTTACGTAAAGACGATCTTCAGGTGATCAAATCGGCTACCACTTCTCGTGTTCCGGATTGCTTCCAAAAGATTCCTAGAAGAATCGTGTTGAATCCACATTTGCCGAATGGAGAATCTGGTTCTCAACTGCTAACTATTGCTGTTGATTCGAAGGGTATTCACGCCATCATGAAAACGGGAACCAAGCTGCATTATTGCTTGTTTAATTTGAACACCGGCCGTCAGGAACAGGATAGTGTTTTCCCGACCGATATTGCTTCATTTTTAGGCGCATCTGCTTCGAATGTATCACTCACCTGTGCTGGAGATTGTGCTGATAGTGTGCTGCTTCTACGAGATGGCAACAACACTATCTATCCCATGGGTAAGGACTGCGTTGACGCTATCAGAGACCCTAGTTGGCTGGATTTGCCTCCTATCAAGTGCATCGCTGCTGCTTCTCTGACGCTTCCCTCGGTTGGAGTTAACTTGAAATCCCAGGTGGCACTGGTAGTTCTAGCTCCAGAGCAACAAATGCTGATGTCAAGGATTCTACGGTGTGACATCGAAGGCGTACGTCATATGTTGAGCCAATTTGAAGGTGAAACGAAAAATCAATTGTTATCGGTAATAGCGGAGCACACAGATGGCAATAGAAATATCATCCACGCGTGCATTAGCATGTGTTCTCCTACATCTAATAAAGATTCGGATCACGATCCTCTAACACAAGGTGGTAGTTCAGGTTCGGGATCAAACGCCAACAGCGGTTCAGGTACTTCGGCAAATAATTCCGCTGGACTAGAGTGTATAAACGTGATTACTAATACCATGATGGGAAATCGCCCCGTTAGTATTCGAGAAATCATGCGCAGAAGTGTGAACCGTGAGATTGATGGGTCTAACTCGAACAGTGCTCCACTACCTCCTGGTAGTGATGAAGGTCCGGGCGGATCATTGCCCGTAGTCTACTGGCCACCAGAGTATGATCCAACTAGTGGAGATGAAGACAGTTTGAGTGGATTGAATGTTCCATCAACACATAAATCGCTAAATGAAACTTACATTTCTGACCCGAATGAACGTCGAGCAAATGCTTTACAAATAATTCAATTGCTTTGCGAAAGTCCGGTGTTGCAACCTTATCTGCGTCAGCTGTTAAGTGCTAAAGATGCCCAAGGACAAACTCCTTTCATGCTTTCAGTAACTTGTCGTGCTTATCAGGCTGGCATTATTGTGTTCAATgctgttcaaaaaatttccaatgGAGATTCAAGCATTCGCGATAGCATGATTTTCCCTCCTGGAAGTGCACCCGACCAGTCACCACTAGGCATACTTTGCTGCAATGACACCTGTTCGTTCACTTGGACCGGTGCAGATCATATTAATCAAGATATTTTCGAATGTCGCACATGTGGTCTCACCGGATCTCTGTGTTGTTGCACCGAGTGCGCCAAGGTTTGTCATAAAGGACACGACTGTAAACTTAAACGAACCTCGCCGACGGCATATTGTGATTGCTGGGAAAAGTGCAAGTGCAAagcattgattgctggaaatcaAACTAAACGCTACGAATTGCTTTGCAAGATGGCAACCGATACAGATTTGGTTACAAGATTTAATTCCCGTGGGGAATCGATATTACTGTTCTTGATTCAAACCGTTGGACGTCAAATGGTAGAACAAAGACAGTATCGTGCGACTTCGCGTGTTCGAAACTCATCCGGCAATGCCAGAAAGACTCCGTCGCTGGAAGCCGACAGTGAAATGCCAGAACATGATTTGGAGCCGCCTCGTTTTGCTAGAAAGGCCCTTGATCGCCTCTTGAATGATTGGCCCGCAGTCCGATCGATGATCATGACCGGTTCCGAGCAAGAGAAACCTATTGTCCCGAATCCATCACAACCGTTTTATGACGATGATAATCAACAGATCTATTTGCAGTCGCAAAGTGGTACAACTTTGTTGGATAAATTCACCCATAGTTTAATAGTGCGCTGCAACAATGACCCGCTCGAGAAGCTCTTGGTAACGTTGGTTAATGAGTTACAAAACGAAACTATTTCCGGAAGGATGGAGGAGGCTCAGAAGGTCGCTAGAAGATTTGTTCGCTCAGTGGCTCGGGTGTTTGTTATCTTCAGCATCGAGCGTGTTCACAATCCGGAAAAGACACGCAATTCAACTACCCAAGCCAAACATCTTCAAGCGTATCGACGCGTTTTTACGACATTGTTTAAATTTGCCATTGAAGAATTGATCGAAATTTCTGATGCCCTGATTACGCCTGTTCGTTTGGGCGTAGTCAAACCAACCGCGCCATTCCAGTTGGGATCTAATAGCGTTGAT AGCACGGATGATTTGTTTTCGGTGGAACCATTGGCACCGCCGACGAATCGTACCACCACTATAGCGGACATTGTCACCGGAAGCAGTCGGGGAGAAGGTATCGAAACGGAAAGAAGTTCAAATTCAGGTTTTATGTCACGCATAAACCTCCGTTTACGAGATATCGAAGATAACAACGATACGGATGCAATGGTTCAAGACGACGGTGAAACATCGGAACAAGAGGAGATGTCGGAACGTGAGCAGCCGCCACCTCGTAGAAGTTCTGGTGCTCGTACAAATTCGAATCCAGTTGCAATTAATGCTAGTGAAGAGGAATCTCAGGATCCCTTGAGGAACGAGGAAGCTGCTCAAGGTGAAAGTGACACCGAGTTCAATTTCCACGAAGCAGAGACCGAATCGGATTCAGATGACAACCAAAGCACACAAGATGCCCAACGAAGCGTTCAAACTGGAGCGACTGCAGGGTCCGATACAG GTCTTGGAATGTTGTTCAACGACGAAGATGATTCTGGCGACTCGAGCCAACCAGATGATGAAGGTTCTGAGGATGGCGAAAGTGATGATCATTCACATGAGGACTTCAGTCTCGGTGATGAACAATTAGAACGTCGACAACCGTCCGGAGGTAATCAGCGAACAAATTTGGCTCCTCAGTCCATGCAATGGGCTATCCGTAGCCGTGAAACAACTGGTCCGGAAAGGGTTCGCCTCACAACGGGTGGCTCAAACCTAGTTTTCATCGACCCTAACGCTCTACGCAGAACAACTGCTGCAAGTGCCGCTGTAACAGCTGCTCAACAACAGGAATCACCTACAATGACTACAACCGCAGGTGCTTTGGCACGCGCTTTTGGCATTGTATTGCGCCAAATATCGGATTTGATCGGCATGTTGCCGACCAGCTTCACGGGTGCTTCATCAGCCTTGGACGTTACTCATCAGGAAGCGGTTCAATTACAA ATGTATGTTGAAAAACGCCTAAAACCGACATGGGATTGGATTTTAACTGTTATGGAAGCTACTGAGGCTCAATTGCGTTTTGGTGCTTCTCTGACAGATTCTACCGACCCGACGCATCCGTTACATCCACTTAATACGCTCAGTGCATCAACCACCAATAATACACCAGCCACTACGGGAGGTGTCATGGGAGTTCTCG CAGGCAATCGAAACCGAACTACGGCCATCAGCACTCTCGGCGCAACCACCGCGCGCAGTCTCGGATTTAGCGAAAGTAGCAATAACGAGCGAAATTCGCGCGATG GTGCCTCTTCTACTGATTCAACATCCAGCCGCAGGGATTTCTTGACGTACTGTTTATCTCTAATGAGAGCACACAACTCTGAGCATCGTGATTTTCTGCCAGTGTTGGATGTTACAGCACTGCGTCACGTAGCTTACGTTCTGGATGCTATTCTTTTCTATATGCGTGCTACTAACGATTGTGACATTGATCGAACCACAACCGGATCCAACGTATGGGACGATcaggatgaaaatgaaaatgaagaaacCGAAGAAGATATTTCGACAGCTATCGTAATGGATACTGATTCGGTTGACGAAGATCTTATGCGACCGTCGCTGGGAAGGCGACATTCATTTTTCCAACGGTCAGATTCCACACTTTGTTTGGGATGTCCGGCTCCAGATCCATTTAATACAGCCTTGGTCGATGCTTTGCCGCTGGCAGATCAACCACATTTACTACAGCCTAATGCCCGTCGTGAAGATCTTTTTGGAATGCCTAAGCGTCCAATTACGTTATCACCTAACACGCAACAACCGGGTGAGAGTAATGTTAATCTTGAAGTGCCTCCAGTTCGATTGAGCTTGTCTTCAAGTATCAGAAGGGATGAGGATACACCCATACCATCCAATGTGGAAACGGTCGCTATGGAAATCTACGATGAATCTTCTCaagaaaataaaccaaatacATCCGGTGGGACTGTTGAAATTTCCATCCCGGTTAGTATCTATCAAGATTCCAAACAACACAAAACTACGATAGTGGTCAATGAAAAGGGGGAACCTATAACCCCAATAAAAGAAATAACGGTCACTTCAGAAGTCGACCCAAAACCAGGACCTTCTGGTGAACAATCTCAATCGCCGAAACCTCCACCACCTCCACCGCCTGTAGCCGGACCCAGCGCTACGGGCGATGTCTATTACAAGAAAAATCGCCTGTTTTACAATAAATACAACGAAGAATCAGACGTTGACGTAGACGAAATTAGCATTAGTTCGGAGGAACCTCAGGATCTATCTCAATGTTCGTTGAAACTCGATGTGGATACGGACCAAGACCACGATGAATTATCGGAATCAGATTCAGAAGACTCCAGACAAATCATCAAGCGTCAAAAAATGGACGAATCTGTTGATCATGCCGAGGAATCAGTTGCCATGGGCCAACAGGAGTCTTCGACCTCAACCATTCGGCCACCAATAATCGTTACCCGTCGTAAGGTTTCCATCGAAGCTGCTCAACAGCAAGGAGTTGCTG TTGAAACAGCTGGTCCTTCGTCTGCTAACTCGATGATCGATCAACAAGGAACAATCACTTCATTTGTAACCTATACAACAACTGGAAATCAAGTAACAGTGGCTACTACAGGATCCGGTACAGTGATGACGGCAAGTGGGTCACCTGGCAAGAGTGTGATAGTTAGAGCTGGTCCATCGTCG ACCTTCTCACCATCAGCCAGTACCAGCACGGAAGTAATTCAGCATGCTGAAGCCATGGACCTTCAAGAGATCTCCGCTCACGTGACAGTCGAAACGACTCCTAACGTGCAACAAACGGTACAACCGGAATTGCCTCCACGTGGTATTTATTTGCGCTCAGGTAATCAAACATCGCTGAACTCGTCTATCCTGTCCGATATCCTACTCGGGCGATGGAGGTTGTCGTTGATAATGTTTGGACGGGTGTTTCTGGAAGACGTCGGCGGAGAACCAGGCAGTGTCATTTATGAACTGAACGGATTTCCAGTAAAAGAGGCTAAATTCAGACGATACATGGAAAAGCTACGCAATGCCCAACAGAAGGATCTCACTTTAGCTAAGATGGAACGAAACAGGGCAGCGCTGTTGACCCAGACTTTCAAGGAATTAAACACACAATACAACAATCGACGGCTTCAATCTCCATTAGCCTTTAGTCGGGtgaaagtaacatttaaagATGAGCCAGGAGAAGGTTCCGGCGTAGCTAGAAGTTTCTACACGGCTATTGCCGAAGCTCTATTGGCAAATGAAAAGTTACCTAATCTGGACGCTGCACAAACGGGTTCGGCTAAGTACACATCAGTTCCTTTCAACAGTATGCTGCAAAGACACCGTGGCTCAAGTGGCACTAGCGGTGGTAGCTCGTCTGTGCAAGTTGGAGGAAGCAGTGGTAGCTCAAGTCGGGACTCCAATGCTCGTAGAGGATTATCCAGCAAACAACCGCTGTGGCGCCCAAATCGCGAGTCTCGAAAAACACTCAATTATGACGCTAGACCATTCCGACCGGCAAGCGAACAAGGACAAAGTGCATCCGGAAGCGGTAACGTTGGTGGAAACAACAGTCCTCCATATTTGCATCTAAATGATGGATTACCAGTTCATCAGCAACAACTCGGAGAACGTCTTTATCCAAAGGTACAGGCACTTTATCCAAACAATGCTCCCAAAATCACGGGAATGTTGTTAGATCTACCAGCGACACAAATTTTGATGCTGTTGGCTTCTGAAGAAAGTCTCAGACAAAAAGCAAATGAGGCACTCGAAATTATTCTCAGCAGACAAAGGATAGAAATCGATAGTCTAGTGGCGGCGGGTGTTTCCGGATCTTCTTCGGCGGGATCATCCAACAATGTGGCTGGCGATCAACAGGTCGGTGGAGGATCCGGCATCTCGAAGAAAAGTGGTCCTGttctgattttggaagattgcCAGCTAGATGCACCATTGTTTTATTCGCCCGGAAAACGCGGATTCTACAGTCCACGTCAGGGGTACCCTTCAAGCGAACGTCTAAACGCATTTAGAAACGTTGGAAG ATTGATTGGTTTATGTCTGTTGCAAAACGAGTTGTTCCCGTTATTCTTGCAGAGACATGTGCTGAAGTACATCTTGAGCCGACAGGTTCGATTCCACGATCTAGCCTTTTTCGATCCCGTAGTATACGACTCGCTACGACAGCTTGTAAAAGATTCACAAACAAAAAGCGGAATAACGATTTTACAAAGCATGGAactgaattttgt aatTGATTTGATCCCAGAAGAAGGTTCCGGTACGGTGGAGCTAGTTTCTGGAGGTAGAGACATTCAAGTGAATGAAACGAATGTTTTCGATTATGTGCGTAAATATGCCGAATATCGGATGGTGAAAACTCAGGAAAAAGCATTGGAC GCAATGCGCTCCGGAGTGTTTGACGTGCTGCCGGATACGGCTCTCGATCAGTTGACAGCAGAGGATCTACGCTTGCTGTTGAATGGTGTTGGCGATATTCATGTGGGCACGCTTATTTCATACACTTCTTTTAACGATGAATCTAATGAAAGCAGTGATAAACTGTTGAAGTTCAAACGATGGCTTTGGAGTGTGGTGGAAAAAATGAGTAACCTAGAGCGGCAAGATTTG GTTTACTTCTGGACCGGATCACCAGCCTTGCCGGCATCGGAAGAAGGTTTCCAACCTATGCCATCTGTAACGATTCGTCCAGCAGATGACGCCCATCTTCCTACGGCAAACACTTGCATCTCACGGCTGTACATCCCATTGTATTCTAGCAAAGCTGTTCTTCGGCATAAGCTTTTGCTGGCCATTAAAACGAAAAACTTCGGATTCGTTTAA